The Tolypothrix sp. PCC 7712 region GCTTGTAAATCACCACCTAAACTCAGTTCTAAAATAGCATCGGCACAATCTTCTCGTTGTTGCAACATTGCGGGGATATTGCGAACCGCCCAAAGCTGTTCGCCAAAGGTTTCTATATCTAAACCAATGCGTTGTAATTGTGCAACTTGTTTTGGCGTTAATTGATAAAGAATAATTGCTGGTTCAATGGGTATCATTTGCCAGCTATCGCATAATTGCTCATACAAAACTCGCTCATGGGCAATATGCTGTTCTACTAACCAAACTCCCTCAGAATGTTCCACCACAATATAAGTATTGCTAACTTGAGCAACAGCTTTTAAAGAATAAGGAGTACTCAATCCTGAGTTCTGAGTATGATCCTCATCTTTGGGATTTTTCGGATTAAAATTGTAGCCGCCTTTAGCTTCCGCAGCTTTGAGTAATTTACTGACGCGGGTAATATGAACGGCTTCTTTAATATTGGCAGAACTGAGGCGTAATGCTTGCTCAATTCCTTGAGTCACTTGTTCTTGCCAATAACCGATTTCATTAAGATAAATTTCTGTTTTCGCTGGGTTACGATTCCAGTTAATTTGGTCTGGAGAAATATCAAGATGTAAGAAACAAACGGGATAGCGATCGCGTGGTAATGTGCGATGGAATGCTGCCAAAATTGTTTGCTCTAATTCTGCTGACTTCACCATCCGGCCGTTAATGGCTACACGTACCCAATCTGGACGATGACGATGACAGCGATCGGGTAATCCTACCACTAATGTGAGTTCTGAGTTCTGAGTTCTGAGTTCTGAGTTAGCTGGATGGGGTATTGCTAGTTTGACTTCTTGGAAGTCGGCTTCTTTAACTTGGGGTATGAACTGCGGCAGTAATTTTTTGCTGGTGCTAGCCGGATAAATCGTAAACCAATCACGGTCATTTTGTTGCACTTGCCAGGTAACTTGGGGATGACATAAGGCAATTTGTTGAATTGCAGTTTGTACAGCTTTCATTTGCTGTGCAACTACTGGTAACCCCTGACGACGCGCTACACAATTGGCGAATAAATCAGATACTGTCACCACTGTACCAGGTGCGATCGCAGCGACTTCTACTTGCTGAACTTTTCCGCCATCGCTATAAACAACTCGCCATCCCCAATTTTCACCAGCCGGACGACTCAAAATTTCTAAATTTGACAAATTTGTCAAACTGTGCAGTGCTTCTCCCCGAAATCCTAAACTGCTAATTTTCCATAAATCAGCACAAGTGTAAATTTTACTGGTGCTGTGAGTGGCTGCGGCTTTTTGCAAATCATCTAAGTTCATTCCGCAACCATTATCGGCTACGCGCACTCGCCATTGCTGCGGCCAGAGAGACACAACAATTCTCGTCGCGCCAGCATCCAAGGAATTTTCTACTAATTCCCGCACGACAGAAGCTAAAGAGTCGATCACCTCTCCAGCTGTAATTAGATATACGACTTCTGTCGGTAAAGCGTGAATAGTAGATGTCATAAATTACAGTGTAGGCGAAAAGCCAGCACTGAATACAATAAGCAATTTTGTTTACTCTTCAACAAAATTTTTATTAATTTTAAAGCCATGTTGTTCAGATCCCCGACTTTTTCAAAAAGTCGGGGATCTATGACTATTGGGCAAATCCAAAACTGGCTGCGGAATTAATCTCTCATTGCCAAAACTTTCGGAGGTTCCGGTTTCAGCAATTCATTTAACAGAGATGCAGGACGTTCGCCATGAGGCCAAGCAAAAGCATGACGGAAAGCTGCATCCTGACAAGCTTGCAACTGTTTAAAGTTAATAATGT contains the following coding sequences:
- the mutL gene encoding DNA mismatch repair endonuclease MutL, translating into MTSTIHALPTEVVYLITAGEVIDSLASVVRELVENSLDAGATRIVVSLWPQQWRVRVADNGCGMNLDDLQKAAATHSTSKIYTCADLWKISSLGFRGEALHSLTNLSNLEILSRPAGENWGWRVVYSDGGKVQQVEVAAIAPGTVVTVSDLFANCVARRQGLPVVAQQMKAVQTAIQQIALCHPQVTWQVQQNDRDWFTIYPASTSKKLLPQFIPQVKEADFQEVKLAIPHPANSELRTQNSELTLVVGLPDRCHRHRPDWVRVAINGRMVKSAELEQTILAAFHRTLPRDRYPVCFLHLDISPDQINWNRNPAKTEIYLNEIGYWQEQVTQGIEQALRLSSANIKEAVHITRVSKLLKAAEAKGGYNFNPKNPKDEDHTQNSGLSTPYSLKAVAQVSNTYIVVEHSEGVWLVEQHIAHERVLYEQLCDSWQMIPIEPAIILYQLTPKQVAQLQRIGLDIETFGEQLWAVRNIPAMLQQREDCADAILELSLGGDLQAAQVAVACRSAIRNGTPMSLPEMQTLLDQWQRTRNPRTCPHGRPIYLSLEESALARFFRRNWVIGKSHGI